A DNA window from Ipomoea triloba cultivar NCNSP0323 chromosome 10, ASM357664v1 contains the following coding sequences:
- the LOC116031711 gene encoding receptor kinase-like protein Xa21, whose amino-acid sequence MAKPFSFFLLITIFIISSLTNSLVESAKNINTDQSALIALKCQLTLADPNNVLVQNWSTSVSVCHWIGVNCGVHHRRVVALNISNMGLSGQLPAPLGNLSFLSLLNMSHNNFHGNLPKELAYLKRLKVLHLSNNNLIGEIPQQLGNLHHLGAIKLHQNHFNGSIPTSIFNISTLEIIDFQNNSFSGTLPSNLCHNLPNLEGLFLGSNSLSGALPANLSACSRLQMLGLEMNQFNGFIPIEIGKLYMLQRITLGENNLTGEIPEEFSNLQNLETLAIEKNQITGCLPKTIFNMTSLLVLALQANRLIGSIPREIENLTSLSGIYLYENYFSDKVPQEISNLNALEELNLRDNKLSGLIPKGIFNITTLRTICLGANDLWGTLPHSIGYGLPNLEGLFLYNNKLSGAIPQSIANCSKLLIISISDNFLSGSIPNSFGDLRFLQRLEVGTNNLSIDETPFEISFITSLTKCRNLNILSVSENSFHGTLPKSIGNFSSSLEVLEIFDVGLKGTIPEEIGNLSGLEKMQMAKNDLTGFVPHTFRGLQHLERLLLFRNKLRGPIPFSLCKLKKLGLIDLSKNQISSSIPECLWNLTLLRYIFLDSNGLTGRLPSNLWVMSDLLELNLSSNSLSGVLSPNIGNLKVIINICLSKNQLSGSIPSTIGSLQNLIFLSLAHNNLNGQIPKSIGGMLSLESLDLSQNNLNGSIPASMQEIRYLQNLNVSCNRLRGEIPSNGPFRNFTSLSFMFNEALCGDSRFGVPPCHKSVVQRSKAKRILQYIFMALGIMVVILAIIVGIVLITFWRRKKIIKKEDLVPIVKEVERKSYDEILCATNGFNERNVLGTGSFGVVYRGVLNDGTILAIKVFKMKQEVTFQSFNAECKILYNLRHRNLVKLQGYCSNSNFKALVLEYMPNGTFEEWLYSENHFLDITQRLNIMIDVACALEYLHHGYIKSVVHCDLKPSNILLDEDMVAHVADFGIAKLLGSDDSIAYTRTLATLGYIAPEYGFEGLVSTKCDIYSYGILLMETFTGKKPNSDMFSENVSLRSWVKDSLPNRVINVCDVNLVTPDEEHFNRKGKCLSSIMELALKCSANSPVDRIGIKEVLVALQKIKHQFVTYCSK is encoded by the exons ATGGCGAAGCCCTTCTCTTTCTTCCTTCTCATTACCATCTTCATAATCTCTTCTCTCACAAATAGCTTGGTTGAGAGTGCTAAAAATATTAACACTGATCAATCCGCTCTCATTGCTTTGAAATGCCAACTCACCTTAGCCGATCCAAACAATGTTTTGGTTCAAAATTGGTCCACTTCAGTTTCTGTTTGTCATTGGATTGGGGTCAATTGTGGAGTGCACCATCGTAGGGTAGTTGCACTCAACATTTCAAACATGGGTCTGTCGGGCCAACTTCCTGCACCTTTGGGAAACCTCTCCTTTCTATCGTTGTTGAACATGAGTCACAACAACTTCCATGGAAACCTACCAAAAGAGTTGGCTTATTTGAAACGATTAAAAGTATTGCATCTAAGCAACAATAATCTCATTGGTGAAATTCCACAACAGCTTGGGAATCTTCACCACTTGGGAGCAATAAAATTGCATCAAAACCACTTTAATGGTTCAATTCCAACCTCTATCTTCAACATCTCAACACTTGAAATCATTGACTTCCAAAATAATAGTTTTTCTGGTACTCTTCCAAGTAACCTATGTCACAACCTTCCAAATCTAGAAGGGCTTTTTTTAGGTTCGAATAGTCTTAGTGGCGCACTCCCTGCAAATTTATCTGCATGTTCAAGACTTCAAATGTTGGGGTTGGAAATGAATCAGTTCAATGGATTTATTCCAATAGAAATTGGGAAGTTATATATGCTCCAAAGAATAACTCTTGGTGAAAACAATTTAACAG GTGAAATTCCAGAAGAATTTAGCAATCTTCAGAATTTAGAGACTTTGGCTATAGAAAAAAACCAAATTACAGGATGTCTACCAAAGACTATTTTCAATATGACTTCACTTCTAGTTCTGGCATTACAGGCTAACAGATTAATTGGATCCATACCAAGGGAGATTGAAAATTTAACTTCTCTCTCAGGAATATATCTTTACGAAAATTATTTCTCAg ATAAAGTACCCCAAGAAATCAGCAATCTTAATGCATTGGAGGAATTAAATTTGCGGGACAACAAACTAAGTGGTTTGATACCTAAAGGTATATTCAACATTACAACACTTAGAACTATTTGTCTTGGCGCAAATGACCTTTGGGGGACTCTTCCTCACTCTATAGGGTATGGATTACCCAATCTTGAAGGACTTTTTCTATACAATAACAAACTAAGTGGAGCAATACCCCAAAGCATTGCAAATTGTTCTAAACTCTTAATTATATCTATTTCCGATAACTTCTTGAGTGGGTCAATTCCAAATTCTTTTGGAGATCTTAGGTTCCTTCAACGGCTTGAAGTTGGAACAAATAATCTATCAATTGATGAGACCCCTTTTGAAATAAGTTTTATAACTTCTTTGACAAAATGTAGAAACTTGAACATTTTGAGTGTGAGTGAAAACTCTTTCCACGGAACTTTACCCAAATCCATTGGAAATTTTTCGTCATCTCTAGAAGTGCTGGAGATCTTTGATGTTGGGTTAAAGGGAACAATACCAGAAGAAATTGGTAACCTAAGTGGTTTAGAAAAGATGCAAATGGCTAAAAATGACTTGACAGGATTTGTTCCACACACCTTTAGAGGATTACAACATCTTGAACGATTGCTCTTATTTAGGAACAAATTAAGAGGACCGATTCCTTTCAGTCTTTGCAAGTTGAAGAAATTGGGGCTAATCGATTtaagtaaaaatcaaatttcaagtTCTATTCCTGAGTGCTTATGGAACCTTACACTTTTAAGGTATATATTCCTAGATTCAAATGGATTAACAGGTAGATTGCCTTCAAATCTATGGGTTATGAGTGACCTTTTAGAGCTCAACTTGTCTTCTAATTCCTTGAGTGGTGTGTTATCTCCTAACATTGGAAATCTAAAGGTTATAATCAACATATGTTTGTCCAAGAATCAATTGTCAGGTAGCATTCCAAGCACAATAGGAAGCTTACAGAATTTGATATTCCTTTCTCTAGCACATAACAATTTAAATGGACAGATACCAAAGTCAATAGGTGGGATGCTAAGTTTAGAATCATTAGACTTGTCTCAAAACAATCTCAATGGTTCAATTCCTGCATCTATGCAAGAAATTCGATATCTTCAGAATTTGAATGTCTCTTGCAATAGATTAAGAGGTGAAATCCCATCAAATGGCCCTTTTAGAAACTTCACAAGTCTATCATTTATGTTTAATGAAGCATTGTGTGGAGATTCTAGGTTTGGTGTTCCTCCATGCCATAAAAGTGTAGTTCAAAGGTCAAAAGCAAAAAGAATActtcaatatatttttatggCTTTAGGAATTATGGTTGTTATCCTAGCTATAATAGTGGGAATTGTGTTGATTACTTTTTGGAGACGAAAAAAGATTATAAAGAAAGAAGATTTGGTGCCAATTGTGAAAGAAGTGGAGAGAAAATCGTACGATGAGATTTTATGTGCAACAAATGGTTTCAACGAAAGGAATGTTCTTGGTACAGGGAGTTTTGGAGTTGTTTACCGTGGGGTCCTCAATGATGGAACGATCTTGGCGATAAAGGTGTTCAAAATGAAACAAGAAGTTACATTCCAAAGCTTTAATGCAGAATGCAAAATACTGTACAACCTTCGCCATCGAAATCTTGTGAAATTGCAAGGTTATTGCTCAAACTCAAATTTTAAAGCATTGGTCCTTGAGTACATGCCAAATGGGACTTTTGAGGAATGGTTATATTCTGAAAATCACTTCTTGGATATCACTCAAAGATTGAATATAATGATTGATGTGGCATGTGCACTAGAGTATCTTCACCATGGTTATATAAAGTCTGTGGTTCACTGCGATCTAAAACCAAGTAATATTCTACTAGATGAGGATATGGTTGCTCATGTCGCTGATTTTGGAATTGCGAAATTGTTGGGCAGTGATGATAGCATTGCATACACAAGGACCCTTGCCACATTAGGCTATATTGCACCAG AGTATGGATTCGAAGGATTAGTGTctacaaaatgtgacatttacagTTATGGAATCTTGTTGATGGAAACTTTCACAGGAAAAAAGCCAAATAGTGATATGTTTTCTGAAAATGTGAGCTTAAGGAGTTGGGTTAAAGACTCTTTGCCTAACAGAGTAATTAATGTTTGTGATGTAAATTTGGTTACACCAGATGAAGAACACTTCAATAGAAAAGGAAAGTGTTTGTCCTCTATTATGGAATTGGCTTTAAAATGCTCTGCAAACTCTCCGGTGGATAGAATTGGAATAAAAGAAGTTCTTGTAGCACTACAAAAGATTAAACACCAGTTTGTTACATATTGTAGTAAGTAG